The Winogradskyella schleiferi genome has a window encoding:
- a CDS encoding leucine--tRNA ligase, with the protein MKYDFNDIEKKWQDYWAKNQTFKATNPSSLGGGQKEEKPKYYVLDMFPYPSGAGLHVGHPLGYIASDIYARYKRHKGFNVLHPQGYDSFGLPAEQYAIQTGQHPRITTEENIKTYRRQLDQIGFSFDWSREVRTSDPNYYKWTQWIFIQLFESWYNNDANKAEHIDTLVEKFAAEGNTKVNAACDDDIETFSAEDWNTFSEVEQQEILLKYRLTYLAETEVNWCPALGTVLANDEIVNGVSERGGHPVVRKKMTQWSMRISAYAERLLQGLEKIDWTDALKETQRNWIGKSVGASVRFPILSFSKGEAKAGSDSPDVNSDDEKFGSDNENASSNTKYGYMTGGNNSNLLIKHAQEMRDNPTPAEAALWFELRGKKIGAKFRQQHLIDDFIADFVCLDKKLIVEVDGEIHKNQDEADELRTERLEYEGYKVIRFSNAKVLTNIEEVLAEIKKELSQRESIKNTAQRESDNSEQVLPLGKDLGWDKDSRLEIEVFTTRPDTIFGVSFMTLAPEHELVSKITTPEQKEAVEAYIEKTAKRSERDRMADVKTISGVFTGAYAEHPFTKEPIPIWIGDYVLASYGTGAVMSVPCGDQRDFDFAKHFGIPIPNIFEGVDISEEAYGSKDNVKLKNSDFLNGMNYKKATKRAIYELEQLEQGEGKTNYRLRDAVFSRQRYWGEPFPVYYVNGMPQMIEKEHLPIVLPEVEKYLPTEEGEPPLGRADVWAWDANQCSVVSNQLIDHKTVFPLELNTMPGWVGSSWYFFRYMEEAANRDGVFASEEALKYWENVDLYIGGSEHATGHLLYSRFWVKLLKDRGFVNVEEPFKKLINQGMILGTSAFVYRAGLQVVNEDDYPNELITELSFIKNVFISDKNRELLKTNINPKSETAEALEFLNKKNKLVDFYLGLGRKIAKEKYNIDSIAFNKNIFNIVKTHVKVQYINASDELDINELKTDKEFGEDYNHAIFIGEKGEIIEGDNDVYKVGREVEKMSKSKYNVVNPDEIVKDYGADSLRLYEMFLGPLEQYKPWNTAGITGVHNFLKKLWKLYHQGENGAFRVDSSPLGKSDGAFKTLHKTIKKVEEDIENFSFNTSVSTFMIAVNELTAQKCTNKDILEPLLILISPYAPHIAEELWSQLGHNESISTAPFPKFEEQYLVESSKEYPISFNGKMRFTMELPLNLSKEEIEAAVMANKKTMAQLDGRTPKKVIVVPGKIVNIVG; encoded by the coding sequence ATGAAGTACGATTTTAACGACATAGAAAAAAAGTGGCAAGACTACTGGGCAAAAAACCAAACGTTTAAAGCTACCAATCCCTCATCCTTAGGAGGAGGTCAGAAGGAGGAAAAACCTAAATATTATGTATTGGATATGTTTCCTTATCCCTCTGGTGCAGGTCTACACGTTGGTCATCCTTTAGGATATATTGCAAGCGATATCTATGCACGTTACAAGCGTCATAAAGGCTTTAACGTATTGCATCCACAAGGTTACGATAGTTTTGGATTACCTGCGGAACAGTATGCAATACAAACGGGTCAGCATCCTAGAATAACGACTGAAGAAAACATTAAAACCTACAGAAGACAATTAGATCAAATAGGGTTTTCTTTTGATTGGAGTCGTGAGGTAAGAACGTCTGACCCTAATTATTATAAATGGACCCAATGGATTTTTATTCAATTATTTGAATCTTGGTATAATAACGATGCTAACAAGGCGGAACACATAGATACTTTAGTTGAAAAGTTTGCTGCCGAAGGAAATACAAAGGTCAATGCAGCTTGCGATGATGATATTGAGACCTTTTCAGCTGAAGATTGGAACACTTTTTCCGAAGTTGAACAACAAGAAATCCTATTAAAATACCGATTGACGTATTTGGCCGAAACAGAAGTGAATTGGTGTCCAGCCTTAGGAACAGTTCTAGCCAACGACGAAATCGTCAACGGCGTTTCCGAACGAGGAGGCCATCCTGTGGTTAGAAAAAAAATGACCCAATGGAGCATGCGAATTTCAGCTTATGCAGAACGTTTGCTTCAAGGTTTGGAAAAGATAGACTGGACAGATGCATTAAAAGAAACACAGCGAAATTGGATTGGGAAATCGGTTGGAGCGAGTGTGAGATTCCCCATCCTATCCTTCTCCAAGGGGGAAGCGAAAGCAGGTTCTGATTCTCCAGACGTGAATTCAGATGATGAGAAATTTGGGTCTGACAATGAGAACGCTAGCTCTAATACGAAGTATGGGTATATGACAGGTGGAAATAATTCTAATTTGTTGATTAAGCATGCTCAGGAAATGCGAGATAATCCTACGCCTGCTGAAGCTGCTCTTTGGTTTGAACTGCGTGGAAAAAAGATTGGTGCCAAATTTAGACAGCAACATTTAATTGATGATTTTATTGCTGATTTTGTTTGTCTTGACAAGAAATTAATTGTTGAAGTCGATGGAGAAATTCATAAAAATCAGGATGAAGCTGATGAGTTAAGAACTGAACGTTTAGAATATGAAGGCTACAAAGTCATTCGTTTTTCCAATGCAAAAGTACTAACCAATATTGAAGAAGTTTTAGCAGAAATAAAAAAAGAACTTTCTCAAAGAGAATCAATAAAAAACACAGCGCAAAGAGAATCAGACAACAGTGAGCAAGTCCTTCCCCTAGGGAAGGATTTAGGATGGGATAAAGATTCAAGATTAGAGATTGAAGTATTCACCACCAGACCAGACACCATCTTCGGAGTCAGTTTCATGACCCTAGCACCAGAACACGAACTAGTGTCAAAAATTACAACACCAGAACAAAAAGAAGCGGTCGAAGCCTACATAGAAAAAACAGCCAAACGAAGCGAACGTGACCGAATGGCGGATGTAAAAACCATTTCAGGTGTTTTTACTGGCGCTTATGCAGAGCATCCATTTACTAAAGAACCCATCCCAATATGGATTGGCGATTACGTGTTAGCAAGCTACGGAACAGGAGCCGTAATGTCAGTGCCATGTGGCGATCAACGTGATTTTGATTTTGCAAAACACTTCGGAATCCCAATTCCCAATATTTTTGAAGGTGTTGATATTTCCGAAGAGGCCTATGGTTCTAAAGACAACGTAAAATTAAAAAATAGTGATTTCCTTAACGGCATGAACTATAAAAAAGCCACCAAACGTGCCATCTACGAATTGGAGCAACTCGAACAAGGGGAAGGCAAAACCAATTACCGTTTACGAGATGCTGTCTTCTCCAGACAACGGTATTGGGGCGAACCGTTTCCAGTATATTATGTCAACGGCATGCCACAAATGATAGAAAAGGAGCATTTACCGATTGTACTACCGGAAGTTGAAAAATACTTACCAACCGAAGAAGGCGAACCACCTTTGGGACGTGCTGATGTTTGGGCTTGGGATGCAAATCAGTGTTCAGTGGTCAGTAATCAGTTGATAGATCATAAAACAGTTTTTCCTTTAGAGTTGAACACTATGCCAGGTTGGGTAGGAAGTTCTTGGTATTTCTTCCGCTATATGGAAGAAGCTGCTAATAGAGATGGTGTCTTTGCAAGTGAAGAAGCTTTGAAGTACTGGGAAAATGTAGATTTATATATTGGTGGAAGCGAACATGCCACAGGTCATTTATTGTACTCCCGTTTTTGGGTAAAATTATTGAAAGACAGAGGCTTTGTCAATGTGGAAGAACCGTTTAAAAAGTTGATTAACCAAGGGATGATACTTGGGACTAGTGCTTTTGTCTATAGAGCGGGATTACAGGTTGTTAATGAAGATGATTATCCTAATGAACTAATAACAGAACTTTCATTTATTAAAAATGTTTTTATTTCTGATAAAAATAGAGAATTATTAAAAACAAATATTAATCCAAAATCAGAAACCGCAGAGGCATTAGAGTTTTTAAATAAAAAGAACAAACTCGTTGATTTTTATTTAGGTTTAGGAAGAAAAATCGCTAAAGAAAAATATAATATTGATTCAATCGCTTTTAATAAAAATATTTTCAATATTGTTAAAACCCATGTAAAAGTTCAATATATAAATGCTTCTGATGAATTGGATATTAATGAGTTGAAAACAGATAAGGAGTTTGGAGAGGATTATAATCATGCCATTTTCATAGGTGAAAAAGGAGAAATAATTGAAGGAGATAATGATGTTTATAAAGTAGGACGGGAAGTCGAAAAAATGTCCAAATCCAAATACAATGTGGTTAATCCAGACGAAATTGTAAAGGATTACGGCGCAGACAGCCTAAGACTCTACGAAATGTTCCTTGGACCATTAGAACAATACAAACCTTGGAATACAGCTGGTATTACAGGTGTACATAATTTCCTGAAAAAACTATGGAAACTCTACCACCAAGGAGAAAATGGCGCATTCCGAGTGGACTCTTCCCCTTTAGGGAAGTCGGATGGGGCTTTTAAGACACTACACAAAACGATTAAGAAAGTAGAAGAAGACATTGAGAATTTCTCTTTTAATACGTCAGTTTCTACTTTTATGATTGCAGTGAATGAGTTAACCGCTCAAAAGTGCACGAACAAAGACATTTTAGAACCTTTATTGATTCTAATTTCGCCTTATGCGCCACATATTGCTGAAGAGTTATGGTCGCAATTGGGACATAATGAATCTATTTCAACCGCACCTTTCCCAAAATTTGAAGAACAATACTTGGTAGAAAGCAGCAAGGAATACCCAATTTCATTTAATGGTAAAATGCGTTTTACCATGGAATTACCTTTAAATTTATCTAAGGAAGAAATAGAAGCAGCTGTTATGGCTAATAAGAAAACGATGGCGCAGTTAGATGGCAGAACACCTAAAAAAGTGATTGTAGTGCCTGGTAAAATTGTGAATATAGTTGGGTAA
- a CDS encoding cell division protein FtsX — MASSFDKYQKRKLISSYVSVVISIALVLFLLGCLGLLVINSKKVADHFKEQVVMTIYLNDTAKEVEVNQLKKSLAMADYTKDAVYVSKEEAAEFMKAETGEDFMDFVGYNPLKNSIDVHLKADFVTTEQLTEITESLSSKAFIEEIRYDNDLVELMNDNVKKITFWVLIISGLFTLIAVLLINSSIRLAVYSKRFIIKTMQMVGATKTFIRRPFVWKSVQLGIIGALVALAGMAVVLYYLDITFPELELLRNTVLIAALFVGIFLLGILITWISTFIATQRFLNLKTDQLYY, encoded by the coding sequence ATGGCATCATCTTTTGACAAATATCAAAAACGTAAACTCATATCCTCTTACGTATCTGTAGTGATTAGTATCGCTTTGGTATTGTTTCTTTTAGGCTGTTTAGGGCTTTTGGTCATTAACTCCAAAAAAGTAGCCGATCACTTTAAAGAACAGGTGGTCATGACCATTTATTTGAATGATACGGCAAAAGAAGTGGAAGTCAATCAGCTCAAAAAGAGTTTGGCGATGGCAGATTATACTAAAGATGCTGTTTATGTATCTAAAGAGGAAGCCGCCGAATTTATGAAAGCCGAAACTGGCGAGGATTTTATGGATTTTGTAGGCTATAATCCCTTAAAAAATTCCATTGATGTGCACTTAAAAGCGGATTTCGTTACCACGGAACAATTAACTGAAATAACAGAGAGTTTATCTAGCAAAGCCTTTATTGAAGAAATTAGATACGATAATGACTTGGTAGAATTAATGAATGATAACGTTAAAAAAATTACATTTTGGGTGTTGATTATTAGCGGATTATTCACGTTAATTGCTGTTTTATTAATTAATAGTTCTATTCGATTAGCTGTTTATTCTAAACGATTTATTATAAAAACAATGCAAATGGTTGGTGCGACCAAAACTTTTATCCGAAGACCTTTTGTTTGGAAAAGTGTACAATTAGGCATTATTGGTGCGCTTGTGGCTTTGGCAGGAATGGCAGTTGTGTTATACTATTTGGATATTACATTTCCAGAATTGGAATTACTAAGAAATACCGTTTTAATTGCTGCGTTATTTGTTGGCATTTTCCTTTTAGGAATTCTTATCACATGGATTAGTACCTTTATTGCGACACAACGTTTCTTGAATTTGAAGACAGATCAGTTGTATTACTAA
- a CDS encoding DUF3098 domain-containing protein: protein MGEQKRKEDSKSEFIFGKKNYKFLFIGLAFIVIGFILMSGGGSDDPNVFDESIYSWRRIRLAPTLVLIGFGIQVYAILLNPNKASKK from the coding sequence ATGGGAGAACAAAAACGTAAGGAAGATTCTAAATCTGAATTCATCTTCGGGAAGAAAAACTATAAATTCTTGTTTATAGGTTTGGCATTTATTGTCATCGGCTTTATTCTTATGTCTGGTGGAGGCAGTGACGATCCAAATGTTTTTGACGAATCTATTTACAGTTGGAGACGTATTCGACTAGCACCAACTTTGGTCTTGATTGGTTTTGGTATTCAGGTGTATGCCATTCTTTTAAACCCGAATAAAGCATCCAAAAAATAA
- a CDS encoding undecaprenyl-diphosphate phosphatase: protein MEIIDAIILGIIQGLTEFLPVSSSGHLELGKAILGSDAIPEESLMFTVVLHFATALSTIVVFRKDILDIIKGLFQFKWNEDLQFSSKIVLSMVPAAIIGYKYETEFEQLFGNNILLVGAMLIVTAVLLFLADKAKETDKKVTFANAFIIGIAQGIAMLPGISRSGATISTSVLLGIDKTKAARFSFLMVVPLIFGKIAKDILSGELTYNTASFSYLSVGFLAAFISGLFACTWMISIVKKSKLTYFAIYCAIIGVIAIIWTQL, encoded by the coding sequence ATGGAAATTATAGATGCTATTATTTTAGGAATCATTCAAGGGCTTACCGAGTTCTTGCCAGTTTCCTCGAGTGGTCACTTAGAACTAGGAAAAGCCATACTTGGCAGTGATGCTATTCCTGAAGAAAGTTTAATGTTTACCGTTGTGCTTCATTTTGCAACAGCCTTAAGTACCATCGTTGTTTTTAGAAAAGATATTCTTGACATTATTAAAGGATTATTTCAATTTAAGTGGAATGAAGACTTACAATTTTCATCAAAAATTGTGTTGTCCATGGTTCCTGCTGCCATTATTGGTTACAAGTATGAAACGGAATTCGAACAATTATTTGGTAACAACATTTTACTCGTTGGAGCGATGCTTATTGTTACCGCAGTACTTTTATTTTTGGCAGACAAAGCCAAGGAAACGGACAAAAAAGTGACGTTTGCAAATGCGTTTATCATAGGTATTGCCCAAGGTATTGCAATGCTTCCAGGAATTTCACGTTCTGGAGCCACCATATCAACCTCTGTACTTTTAGGCATTGATAAAACTAAAGCCGCACGTTTTTCATTTTTAATGGTTGTCCCACTTATTTTTGGCAAAATCGCAAAAGATATTTTATCGGGAGAATTAACTTATAATACGGCAAGTTTTAGTTATTTAAGCGTTGGTTTCTTAGCCGCTTTTATTTCAGGTTTATTTGCTTGTACTTGGATGATCTCCATAGTAAAGAAAAGTAAATTAACTTATTTTGCTATTTACTGTGCTATCATTGGTGTGATAGCCATAATCTGGACCCAACTTTAA
- the truB gene encoding tRNA pseudouridine(55) synthase TruB, with amino-acid sequence MQTEDDFKAGQVLLIDKPLTWTSFQVVNKLRWSIRQAFNIKKIKVGHAGTLDPLATGLLVICTGKMTKQINTFQGQEKEYTGTFVLGGTTPSFDLETEVNETFPTEHITDDLIHATTQQFIGKIDQFPPVFSAIKKDGKRLYEFARAGEEVEIKSRQVEITEFEITQISNLELHFRVVCSKGTYIRSLAHDFGKALDSGAHLSSLRRTRIGDFKVEDAMTPETFIENLPSK; translated from the coding sequence ATGCAAACCGAAGACGATTTTAAAGCCGGACAAGTCTTATTGATAGACAAGCCATTGACGTGGACATCGTTTCAAGTGGTGAATAAGTTGCGTTGGTCAATTCGGCAAGCCTTCAATATTAAAAAAATCAAAGTGGGTCATGCTGGTACTTTAGATCCATTGGCAACTGGTTTATTAGTGATTTGTACAGGAAAGATGACCAAACAAATCAACACCTTTCAAGGTCAGGAAAAAGAATATACTGGTACGTTTGTTTTAGGCGGTACCACACCATCTTTTGATTTGGAAACTGAGGTCAATGAAACCTTTCCTACGGAACATATTACTGATGACTTAATTCATGCCACAACGCAACAGTTTATTGGAAAAATAGACCAATTTCCACCTGTATTTTCAGCCATTAAAAAAGATGGTAAGCGTTTGTACGAATTTGCAAGGGCAGGCGAAGAAGTTGAAATTAAATCACGACAAGTAGAAATTACGGAGTTTGAAATCACTCAAATCAGCAACCTTGAATTGCATTTTAGAGTGGTGTGTAGCAAAGGTACTTACATAAGGTCATTGGCTCACGATTTTGGAAAAGCCCTAGATTCTGGCGCACATTTATCCTCATTACGTCGCACTAGAATTGGGGATTTTAAAGTTGAAGATGCCATGACACCTGAAACTTTTATAGAAAATTTACCTTCAAAATAG